In a single window of the Desulfonatronovibrio magnus genome:
- a CDS encoding anthranilate synthase component I family protein, whose amino-acid sequence MIKLKQKATCLPADTQTPVSLYLGFVGREKGILLESSEVDGRLGRYSLLAWDFRLQLGSREGKLTVKCLDNRLDSIKDFEGLDFTEGVRKVLEEIEIEADSEFDLPPMTRAVYGYFGYGMSGLLEPKLAQALPAEQTEAQLVLPGRMLLFDHLHYHCYYLCLDNDLSLPKPKPSRAKSQFKVGKITTYPDQEKYHDWVIKTKELIRQGEAIQVVLSTRFEAPFKGDPFLVYRHLRRINPSPYTFFLNLDGVSLMGSSPELMVKCGKNVLQLRPIAGTRPRGETEKEDQALADELLQDEKERAEHVMLVDLGRNDLGRIAQAGSVEVDKFMQVERFSHVMHLTSYLSALLKKDMDVVDILKASFPAGTVSGAPKIRAMEIISEMEELPRGPYAGAIGWIGLDQGKVNMDTGITIRSLWIRDGKIHWQAGAGVVYDSVPEKEWQECANKAKAILKALSYTGGTDDFAHRQL is encoded by the coding sequence ATGATCAAACTTAAGCAAAAGGCAACCTGCCTGCCGGCAGATACCCAGACTCCGGTATCTTTGTATCTTGGCTTTGTGGGCAGGGAAAAGGGAATTCTACTGGAAAGCTCGGAAGTAGACGGCAGGCTGGGACGATACAGCCTGCTTGCCTGGGATTTCAGGCTGCAGCTTGGGAGCAGGGAAGGCAAGCTCACTGTAAAGTGTCTCGATAATCGCTTGGATTCCATCAAAGATTTTGAAGGGCTGGATTTTACCGAGGGTGTGCGCAAAGTGCTGGAAGAAATTGAAATCGAGGCTGACAGTGAGTTTGACCTGCCGCCCATGACCAGGGCTGTTTATGGTTATTTTGGATATGGAATGAGCGGACTTTTGGAACCAAAGCTGGCTCAGGCCCTGCCTGCCGAGCAGACTGAAGCCCAGCTTGTACTTCCCGGAAGGATGCTTCTTTTCGACCATCTGCACTATCATTGTTATTACTTATGTCTTGATAATGATCTATCCCTGCCCAAACCCAAGCCATCAAGAGCCAAGTCCCAATTTAAAGTGGGCAAAATCACCACTTATCCTGACCAGGAAAAATATCACGACTGGGTAATCAAAACCAAAGAGCTTATCAGGCAGGGAGAAGCCATTCAGGTGGTGTTGTCCACCAGGTTTGAAGCACCGTTTAAAGGAGATCCGTTTCTTGTATACCGTCATTTGCGCAGAATAAATCCCTCCCCATATACCTTTTTTCTCAATTTGGACGGGGTTTCTTTGATGGGGTCTTCTCCTGAGCTTATGGTTAAATGCGGGAAAAATGTTCTGCAGTTGAGACCCATTGCAGGCACCAGGCCCAGGGGTGAGACAGAGAAAGAGGACCAGGCCCTGGCTGATGAACTATTGCAGGATGAAAAGGAACGGGCCGAGCATGTCATGCTTGTGGATCTGGGGCGTAACGACCTGGGCCGTATTGCTCAAGCCGGCAGTGTTGAAGTAGATAAGTTCATGCAGGTGGAGCGCTTTTCCCATGTCATGCACCTGACCTCGTATCTTTCTGCTCTTTTGAAAAAAGATATGGATGTGGTGGACATATTAAAGGCATCCTTTCCAGCTGGTACAGTTTCAGGCGCGCCCAAAATAAGGGCTATGGAGATCATTTCTGAAATGGAGGAGCTGCCTCGCGGCCCTTACGCCGGAGCCATTGGCTGGATTGGACTGGATCAGGGCAAGGTGAATATGGATACAGGTATAACTATCAGAAGTCTTTGGATCAGGGACGGCAAGATTCACTGGCAGGCCGGAGCTGGTGTTGTTTACGATTCAGTCCCTGAAAAAGAATGGCAGGAATGCGCCAACAAGGCCAAAGCCATTCTCAAAGCCCTAAGCTACACAGGAGGAACAGATGATTTTGCTCATAGACAACTTTGA
- a CDS encoding anthranilate synthase component II has protein sequence MILLIDNFDSFTFNLVQVLQKIGVDPVVVRNNDDFVFEALEGKLEGVIISPGPSRPENAGLCLDFLEKLDQSIPVLGVCLGHQILGHFSGAEVKVADRIMHGKTSRVYHEQKGIFQGIPSPFEVCRYHSLLVIPGSEPKFEVTARTRSGEVMGLQYLDRPWMGVQFHPESILTPMGPQIVENFVRVVGSFRF, from the coding sequence ATGATTTTGCTCATAGACAACTTTGATTCCTTTACTTTCAACCTGGTTCAGGTGCTTCAAAAAATCGGGGTGGACCCTGTTGTTGTTAGAAACAATGACGATTTTGTGTTTGAAGCTCTTGAGGGTAAACTTGAAGGAGTGATTATTTCGCCTGGCCCCAGCAGACCTGAGAATGCAGGACTTTGCTTAGATTTTTTAGAAAAGCTGGACCAGAGTATACCCGTTCTCGGTGTATGCCTTGGCCACCAGATACTGGGCCATTTTTCAGGGGCTGAAGTAAAGGTGGCTGACAGGATCATGCACGGCAAGACAAGCAGGGTCTACCATGAACAAAAAGGAATTTTTCAGGGCATTCCCAGTCCTTTTGAAGTGTGTCGTTACCATTCCCTGCTGGTTATTCCGGGTTCTGAGCCAAAGTTTGAGGTTACAGCGAGAACCAGAAGCGGTGAAGTGATGGGACTGCAATATTTAGATCGACCATGGATGGGAGTCCAGTTTCACCCGGAATCTATACTTACGCCTATGGGACCTCAGATTGTGGAGAATTTTGTCAGGGTTGTAGGGAGTTTTAGGTTTTAA
- the trpD gene encoding anthranilate phosphoribosyltransferase — translation MNIQKSLNKICERQNLDYEESLDIFRALFQGDITPAQSGALLLGLRLKGETGDELAAAVKVALEKARLVNNMQGVRIDTCGTGGDGRNSFNCSTAVAFFLADMGVSVVKHGNRAVSSSCGSADVVEALGLPLLDDPAKVGPELDKINFAFLFAPHFHPGFAGIAPLRQELGIRSIFNLMGPLLNPARPTHQILGVPSEIFMPLMAAVLQKNEVKSAAVVHGAQGFDELTPCGVNKVIFVSEQGLKGQPIDPTEFGFNLCSPEDLACQDKDEALKRQREILSGCGPQAMQDMVALNLGLGIALLNPELDIKECMVQARKKVGSGLKNLQVF, via the coding sequence ATGAACATTCAAAAATCTTTGAATAAAATATGTGAAAGGCAGAATCTTGATTACGAAGAAAGTCTTGATATATTCAGGGCTCTTTTTCAGGGTGACATCACCCCTGCCCAGAGCGGAGCCTTGCTTCTCGGGCTCAGACTCAAAGGCGAAACCGGCGATGAACTGGCTGCTGCAGTAAAAGTGGCTTTAGAAAAGGCCCGACTGGTCAATAATATGCAAGGCGTGCGTATAGATACCTGCGGTACAGGCGGAGACGGACGCAACAGCTTTAACTGCTCTACTGCGGTTGCTTTTTTTCTGGCAGATATGGGGGTAAGCGTAGTCAAACATGGCAACAGGGCTGTATCAAGCTCCTGTGGAAGTGCTGATGTGGTTGAAGCACTGGGACTGCCTCTATTAGATGATCCGGCAAAGGTCGGCCCTGAGCTTGATAAAATAAATTTTGCCTTCTTATTTGCCCCGCACTTTCATCCCGGTTTTGCCGGCATTGCCCCCTTACGCCAGGAACTGGGCATAAGAAGTATATTCAACCTGATGGGCCCATTGCTAAATCCTGCCCGGCCCACGCATCAGATTCTTGGTGTACCATCAGAAATATTTATGCCTCTAATGGCTGCGGTGCTGCAAAAGAATGAGGTGAAGTCAGCAGCAGTGGTGCATGGAGCCCAGGGTTTTGATGAACTCACGCCATGCGGAGTTAATAAAGTAATCTTTGTCAGTGAACAGGGGCTCAAAGGCCAACCCATTGATCCGACTGAATTTGGTTTTAATCTATGCTCTCCTGAAGATCTGGCCTGCCAGGATAAGGATGAGGCATTGAAACGTCAAAGAGAAATACTTAGTGGCTGCGGTCCTCAGGCCATGCAGGACATGGTGGCCCTTAATCTTGGGCTTGGCATTGCACTTCTTAACCCAGAATTAGATATAAAAGAGTGTATGGTTCAGGCCAGAAAAAAAGTTGGTTCCGGACTTAAAAACCTGCAGGTATTTTGA
- a CDS encoding indole-3-glycerol phosphate synthase TrpC: MKNQMLKKFMDAKQEEIKALQMLAASGKSASVYDGPRPGFLDALKRSGPSIIAEYKRSSPSKGEINKDLSPEQAAQMFVNGGASCCSVLTEKMYFQGDLDYLQIFADQNLPVLRKDFLFHPLQIIETAATKSSALLLIVRVIEDQMLLTELVRSSLDYSIEPVVEIFSEKELDLATAAGARLILVNNRDLDLLKVDLKVSRKLIKNKPAHQTWICASGIEEKDQIDEFHALGFEAFLIGTSIMSAPNPQQKLKELGA; this comes from the coding sequence ATGAAAAATCAGATGCTCAAAAAATTCATGGATGCCAAGCAGGAAGAGATTAAGGCATTGCAAATGCTGGCTGCTTCTGGAAAGTCAGCGTCTGTTTATGATGGTCCAAGGCCTGGGTTTCTCGATGCCCTGAAAAGATCTGGCCCGTCCATAATTGCTGAATACAAAAGGTCCTCCCCGTCCAAAGGGGAAATTAACAAAGATCTTTCACCTGAACAGGCTGCCCAAATGTTTGTCAACGGAGGGGCAAGCTGTTGTTCTGTACTGACTGAAAAAATGTATTTTCAGGGTGATTTAGATTATCTGCAAATATTTGCGGATCAGAACCTGCCTGTATTGCGCAAGGATTTTCTGTTTCATCCCTTGCAAATCATAGAAACAGCCGCCACCAAGTCATCAGCCTTACTGCTCATTGTCAGAGTGATTGAGGATCAAATGCTTTTAACTGAACTGGTGCGAAGCAGCCTTGACTATAGTATTGAGCCAGTGGTGGAAATATTCAGTGAAAAGGAGCTTGATCTTGCAACCGCTGCCGGGGCAAGACTGATACTGGTAAACAATAGAGACCTGGATCTGCTTAAAGTGGACCTGAAAGTTTCAAGAAAGCTCATAAAAAACAAGCCCGCACACCAGACCTGGATTTGTGCCAGCGGTATTGAAGAAAAAGATCAGATTGATGAGTTTCACGCTCTGGGATTTGAGGCCTTTTTGATCGGAACCAGCATTATGTCTGCACCCAATCCGCAACAAAAACTCAAGGAGCTTGGAGCATGA
- a CDS encoding phosphoribosylanthranilate isomerase: MKKRLVKVCGLTSCQDLAFCQDIGVDLTGFIFHPPSPRYIDPVVVGRWEKKTELRVGVFVHSDIEKIIDTIETARLDLVQLHGGQDEKVCLSIGPERVMRVFWPERHVMKDDFEQELDSFKEVCSFYLLDAGTSSGGHGRSIASPWLWDLITAKPWFLAGGLSPDNIKGVLDLGMTGLDLNSGVELSPGIKDHDKIRRIMKIIFDM, translated from the coding sequence ATGAAAAAAAGGCTTGTCAAAGTATGTGGTCTCACCAGCTGCCAAGACCTTGCGTTTTGCCAGGATATTGGTGTTGACCTGACCGGCTTTATTTTTCATCCGCCCAGCCCGCGATATATTGATCCTGTTGTTGTTGGTCGATGGGAGAAAAAAACAGAGCTTCGGGTGGGAGTGTTTGTCCACTCGGATATTGAAAAGATTATTGATACCATTGAAACAGCAAGGCTTGATCTTGTTCAGTTGCATGGGGGACAGGATGAAAAGGTGTGTCTGAGCATTGGTCCGGAGCGGGTAATGCGCGTCTTCTGGCCTGAAAGGCATGTCATGAAGGATGATTTTGAGCAGGAACTGGATTCTTTTAAAGAAGTCTGCAGTTTTTACCTGTTAGACGCTGGTACAAGTTCGGGTGGTCATGGCAGGAGTATTGCCAGCCCCTGGCTTTGGGATTTGATTACCGCAAAGCCCTGGTTTCTCGCTGGAGGTCTTAGCCCGGATAATATTAAGGGTGTTTTGGATCTTGGCATGACAGGGCTGGATTTAAATTCCGGTGTTGAGCTGAGTCCGGGAATCAAAGATCATGATAAGATTAGAAGAATAATGAAAATAATTTTTGATATGTGA
- the trpB gene encoding tryptophan synthase subunit beta: MKKGYFGDFGGQFVPELLVPPLTELEKAMQEIMDGPEFNTELEQVFSDFVGRPTPICKCFNLSKELGFELWLKREDLAHTGAHKINNTIGQALLTKHMGKKCLLAETGAGQHGVATATAAAVLGLECIVFMGALDVERQSHNVRRMELLGAKVEPVQSGTKTLKDAINAALRHWIAHQQDTHYCLGSVVGPHPFPLLVRKLQSVIGQEARKQFMDRLSRLPDIVVACVGGGSNAMGIFHPFAEDKDVDLVGVEAGGEGSPDCFHSATLSKGTSGVLHGTRTYLLQTEDGQIMPSHSVAPGLDYPGVGPEHSFLKDSGRARYDVIYDHQALQGFYTLCRKEGIIPALESSHALAWVLENRESIAKGSVVLVNLSGRGDKDLDIVREIEAG; this comes from the coding sequence ATGAAAAAAGGATATTTTGGGGATTTTGGAGGGCAGTTTGTGCCGGAACTGCTGGTGCCGCCCCTGACTGAACTGGAAAAGGCCATGCAGGAGATCATGGATGGACCGGAATTCAATACAGAGTTGGAGCAGGTGTTTTCCGATTTTGTGGGCAGACCCACCCCCATTTGCAAATGTTTTAATCTGTCAAAGGAGCTGGGTTTTGAGCTCTGGCTCAAGCGTGAAGATCTGGCTCATACAGGAGCCCATAAAATTAACAATACCATTGGCCAGGCCCTGTTGACCAAACATATGGGTAAAAAATGTCTTCTTGCTGAAACTGGAGCTGGACAGCACGGAGTAGCCACGGCAACGGCAGCAGCAGTGCTTGGGCTTGAGTGTATTGTATTTATGGGTGCCTTGGATGTAGAGAGGCAAAGCCATAACGTACGCAGGATGGAGCTGCTCGGTGCAAAGGTGGAACCGGTGCAAAGCGGAACCAAAACCCTCAAGGATGCCATTAATGCTGCGCTGCGTCACTGGATAGCTCATCAGCAGGATACTCATTATTGTCTGGGATCAGTGGTGGGGCCTCATCCCTTTCCTTTACTGGTCAGGAAACTGCAGTCAGTTATTGGACAGGAGGCCAGGAAACAGTTCATGGATCGTCTGAGCAGGTTGCCGGATATTGTTGTGGCCTGTGTGGGTGGCGGGTCCAATGCCATGGGCATATTTCATCCTTTTGCAGAAGATAAAGATGTAGATCTGGTGGGCGTTGAAGCTGGAGGCGAGGGATCACCTGACTGTTTTCATTCTGCCACATTGTCCAAAGGAACTTCAGGGGTGCTGCATGGAACTCGCACCTATCTTTTACAGACAGAGGACGGACAGATTATGCCCTCCCATTCAGTGGCACCCGGGCTTGACTATCCAGGAGTCGGGCCGGAGCATTCTTTTTTAAAAGACAGTGGTCGGGCCAGATATGATGTAATATATGATCACCAGGCATTGCAGGGTTTTTACACTCTGTGTCGCAAGGAAGGAATTATCCCGGCCTTGGAAAGTTCTCATGCCCTGGCCTGGGTTCTGGAAAACAGGGAAAGCATTGCCAAAGGCTCTGTGGTATTGGTCAATCTGTCCGGACGTGGTGACAAGGATCTTGATATTGTCCGGGAGATTGAAGCTGGTTAG
- the trpA gene encoding tryptophan synthase subunit alpha, which translates to MSNILTDRIKTALSDGRKALIPFVPAGFPDKAQFWDIIMELDDSGADIIEIGVPFSDPVADGPVVEKASIRCLDQGVNLHWIMQGLAKYRKNISAGIVLMGYFNPFLQYGLDSLASKAAEVGVNGIIIPDLILEEALPHLDQLQPSGLSFIPLVGLNTPQERMNKYSQTKPAFVYLVSVLGITGTKASATQLLRDKLKQVKESFACPAALGFGLSSKEQLEPIADLVEAVVFGSALIKHLDQGKTARDFMRAWA; encoded by the coding sequence ATGAGTAATATCCTGACAGACAGAATAAAGACTGCCCTTTCAGACGGGCGAAAGGCTTTGATCCCTTTTGTGCCTGCAGGTTTTCCAGATAAGGCTCAGTTCTGGGACATCATTATGGAACTTGATGACTCAGGCGCGGATATTATTGAAATTGGTGTCCCTTTTTCCGATCCAGTGGCTGATGGCCCTGTGGTGGAAAAGGCATCCATCAGATGCCTCGATCAGGGGGTCAATCTGCATTGGATTATGCAGGGGCTTGCAAAGTACAGAAAAAACATAAGTGCTGGAATTGTACTCATGGGCTACTTTAATCCGTTTTTACAGTATGGGCTTGACAGCCTGGCCAGCAAGGCAGCAGAGGTGGGAGTTAATGGAATTATTATTCCTGATCTCATCTTAGAGGAAGCATTGCCTCACTTGGATCAGCTTCAACCCTCAGGATTGTCCTTTATACCTCTCGTGGGACTCAACACTCCACAAGAGCGAATGAATAAGTATTCACAAACAAAACCGGCTTTTGTGTATCTGGTTTCTGTTCTGGGTATAACCGGAACAAAAGCAAGCGCAACTCAGTTGCTGCGCGATAAACTAAAACAGGTAAAAGAAAGCTTTGCATGTCCTGCTGCGCTGGGATTTGGCCTAAGCTCCAAAGAACAGTTAGAACCCATTGCGGATCTGGTGGAAGCGGTAGTGTTTGGCAGCGCTCTGATCAAGCATCTTGACCAGGGCAAAACAGCGAGAGATTTTATGCGGGCCTGGGCTTAA
- the ablA gene encoding lysine 2,3-aminomutase produces the protein MYQLNEKDSKIARRMTSNIDAPKNSQVLHSAQSVQCAVNTVSQNNLPAAKDWQSRWTDWKWHIQNSVRNIDQFENLLNIKFPQRERKAFRQTAEKFPMSVTPYYLSLIETDDYANDPIFRQSFPSSKELIIERSDMSDPLHEEEDSPTPGITHRYPDRVLFHISNICSMYCRHCTRKRKVGDAETMPGKKDLLKGIEYIKNTPQIKDVLLSGGDPLMLSDERLDWILGEINMIDHVDVVRIGSRMPVVLPYRITSDLVQILKKHHPLWLNTHFNHPREVTSTSKAALTMLADAGIPLGNQTVLLAGINDCQRLIKTLNQKLIKNRVRPYYIYQCDLSEGLTHFRTPVGKGIEIIESLRGHTSGFSVPTYVIDSPGGGGKIPIMPNYIVSWGANKVILRNFEGVITTYSEPESYEAKFCDRDCKACNLQLKEDDGVEQCVGIEKLLSDSDETCSLTPSDNQRMQRRSTAA, from the coding sequence ATGTATCAGTTGAACGAAAAGGACAGTAAAATTGCCAGAAGAATGACCAGCAACATTGATGCGCCGAAAAATAGCCAGGTGCTACACTCTGCACAATCTGTTCAATGTGCTGTAAATACGGTCAGTCAGAATAATCTGCCTGCCGCAAAGGACTGGCAATCAAGGTGGACCGACTGGAAATGGCATATCCAGAATTCAGTACGCAATATTGATCAGTTTGAGAACCTTCTTAATATTAAATTTCCACAACGGGAAAGAAAAGCATTCAGGCAGACTGCGGAAAAATTCCCAATGTCTGTAACTCCTTATTATCTATCTCTTATTGAAACAGATGATTATGCCAATGATCCCATATTCCGTCAGTCCTTTCCTTCGTCTAAGGAATTGATCATAGAAAGATCCGATATGAGCGATCCATTGCATGAGGAAGAGGACAGCCCCACTCCAGGCATAACTCACCGCTATCCTGACCGGGTGCTCTTTCATATCAGCAATATATGCTCCATGTACTGCCGCCACTGTACAAGAAAACGAAAGGTGGGCGACGCGGAAACCATGCCTGGAAAAAAAGACCTTTTAAAAGGCATTGAATACATTAAAAATACACCTCAGATAAAAGACGTGCTCTTATCCGGGGGTGATCCCTTAATGCTTTCCGATGAACGTCTGGACTGGATTCTTGGAGAAATCAACATGATTGATCATGTGGATGTTGTAAGAATCGGATCCAGAATGCCGGTAGTCCTTCCTTACCGGATTACCAGCGATCTGGTGCAAATCCTGAAAAAACATCACCCTCTCTGGCTCAACACGCACTTCAATCATCCAAGAGAAGTAACCAGCACATCCAAGGCCGCCTTGACCATGCTTGCGGATGCAGGCATTCCTCTCGGTAACCAGACAGTACTTCTGGCAGGCATCAATGATTGCCAGCGCCTGATCAAAACCCTTAATCAGAAACTCATTAAAAACCGGGTTCGCCCATATTATATTTATCAGTGCGATCTGTCCGAAGGCCTGACTCACTTTCGCACGCCAGTGGGCAAAGGCATTGAAATCATAGAAAGTCTCAGGGGACACACCAGCGGCTTTTCAGTGCCAACTTATGTCATTGACTCTCCCGGCGGAGGAGGAAAAATACCCATCATGCCCAACTATATTGTTTCCTGGGGGGCCAACAAGGTAATTCTGCGCAACTTTGAAGGAGTGATCACCACCTACTCCGAACCTGAAAGCTATGAAGCAAAATTCTGCGACCGTGACTGCAAGGCATGCAATCTCCAGCTTAAGGAGGATGACGGGGTGGAACAGTGCGTGGGCATTGAAAAACTGCTGTCCGACAGCGATGAAACCTGCAGCCTGACCCCAAGCGATAATCAGCGCATGCAAAGAAGATCAACCGCAGCCTAA